A window of the Streptococcus sp. 116-D4 genome harbors these coding sequences:
- the rpmF gene encoding 50S ribosomal protein L32, translating to MAVPARRTSKAKKNKRRTHYKVTAPSVNFDETTGDYSRSHRVSLKGYYKGRKIAKAASAE from the coding sequence ATGGCAGTACCTGCACGTCGCACTTCAAAAGCGAAGAAAAACAAACGTCGTACACACTACAAAGTAACAGCTCCATCTGTAAACTTTGACGAAACTACTGGAGATTACTCACGTTCTCACCGTGTATCACTTAAAGGATACTACAAAGGACGTAAAATCGCTAAAGCTGCATCA